Part of the Sphaerochaeta associata genome is shown below.
CACCGATCAGAACACCGATGAAGGAGGAGCGGACTACCGTACCGAAAATCCGCTTGATGTCCTTGATCGGAGGAACAAGCTTCGAAAGCTTTTGTTTGACCGTCACCTTGTATTCGGAGCTGGAAATCTGTACGAGCATCTCGGATAAGCCGTACATGCCGATCATGACGGGAATGGAGTCGATGCCCTCCAACAGCTCTGCCCTGCCCATGATGAAGCGGGGGTATCCGGTGATGGGATCCATGCCGACAATACCGATGATCAGGCCGATTACGCCGCCGATCAAACCCTTGACGGTGGAGCCCGGGCTGATGATTGCGATGATGCTCAGGCCGATGAGGGTAATCCCTACATACTCTTCGGCACTGAACTTGAGGGCAACGCTTGCGATGGCGGGGGCGGCGAACATCAGTACGATGACGCTGAAGAAGCCTCCCAAGGTGGAGCTGATGGTCGAAATGCCGATGGCTTCGCCGGCTTTTCCCATCTGGCTCATCGGATAGCCGTCAAGACTGGTGGCTATAGCCGAGGGTGTACCGGGAATATTGATGAGAATTGCAGAGATGGAGCCTCCATATACCGAACCCGAGTAGAGCCCGAGCAGGAAGGCAAAGGCGATGGCGGGAGAAAGCCCGAAGGTGAAGGGGATGAAGACTGCGATGGTCATGGTTGAAGTCAACCCGGGGAGTGCACCAAACACAATACCTACAAACACTCCAAGAATAGAGGCCAGGTATATGACTGGATTGGTGAAGAATTGCAACCCGGAGATGTAGAGATCCATTGAAAACAGTTCCATGGTGGTTTCCTTATCTGGTTAAATCAAAAGCCCCTGGGGGAAGGGAATCGAGAGAATCATCTTGAAAATGATGTAGATGATGGCGGTGATGCCAACTGAGACGCCAAGAATCAACACAGGCTTGCGCTCCTGTTTGTCGGTAAGCATCCACATCAGGGAGGTGATGAACAAAAAGCTTGCTGTAGCGAAGCCGAAGATCTTCATAATGAACACATAGAGCACCAGCATGACCAAGGTGACAAAAAACATCAGAAAGGCTGTCTTGGTGGTCCACCAGGACTGAACGTTCGTGGTGTTTTGGGTGCGTATGGCTTCAATGACCATCAACACGGATAGGACGGCCAGCAGGAAGGCAAGAATTCGTGGATAAAAGCCGGTATTGAGGGCGGCAATGCCCCCGGTTCGAGTCGGCATGAAGCCGGCGGCGATATAAAGCAGGCCTGCAAACGCGAAGAACACGATTCCTGCAATGATATCAGAGTTTTTCTTAGTCATTCATTTCTCCAAAAACTTGGTTGAAAGGCAGTGAATATCGCCCCCAATCCAGATTGGGGACGATACTCCAGTATACATCAGATAACCGCTTGTGCGATCAGTCGTCGATGAACTTGATGCCAAGCTCGTTCACCAGGAAGTCAAGCTGCTTCTCAGCGTCCTTGATAACCTCGGCGAACTGGGTTCTGTTCAGATAGACCGGCTGGTAGCCTGCGTCAATGAGGAACTTCCTGATCGTCTCATCCTGCATTGCACGACCGATTGCCTCGTCGATGATGCGCACTTTCTCGGGATCGGTTCCCTTCGGTGCGACAAAACCGCTGTAGTTGCCCATCACTGCATCGATGCCCAGTTCCTTGAGGGTCGGTACATCGGGATAGGAGGGGTGGCGTTCTGCAGAGGCGATGGCCAAAAGGCGCAGGGCGCCGCTGTCAACGTGGGCCGAGAGGTCTGGAAGCGGTATGTTGGTCATATCGACGTGTCCACCAAGGAGGGCTGTTACAGCCTCGGCATAGGCAGGATACGGGATGTGGTTGACCTTGATGCCGGCCATGGCTTCAAAATATGCAGCATAGATGTGCGCACTTGCACCGGTGCCGGAGTTGGAGTTGGTCAACTTGCCGGGGTTTGCCTTTGCATAGTCGATCAAGTCCTGAAGGGTCTTGAAGGGGCTGTTTGCATTGACGGTTACCGTTGCAGGGATGGTAATGACCTGGCTGATGAGTTCCACGTTGTGGATATCAGGATAGATCGGGGAGACGTACTTTGCAGAGACGGTGGACATGGAAGTGGTTCCAATGACGTATCCATCTTTGGCAGCTTTCTCAATTTCCAACGAACCGACGACTCCGCCCCCACCGGGCTTGTTCTCTACTACGAACGGTACACCAAACTGTTTCTCCAGATGACTGGCGACCGGTCTGGTCAACACGTCGGTCATACCACCTACGGACCAGGGAATGATCACCCTGACGTTCCTGGATGGATACTTCTCGATTGTCTCTTCTTGTGCCCCTGCGGCAAAGAGCGGCAATGCGAGTGCGAGAACGATTGCCAAAACCAAAAGTTTCTTCATGATCTCCTCCTTAGGAGAGTACCAAGCATGCTTGGTACTAGAGCATTGTTGCATGCAACTTTTTTATTGCATGCAACAATCTTACCTCATTCATAGAATCTGTCAAGTCTTTTTTTACACCAACTGAATCCGCCTTCCCTTTGAGTGCTGAATCGCCTGTACAAGCTTGATTGCAGCCAATCCGGTATGAGCATCACAGACAAACGGTTCTCCCGTGCTCAGTGTACGATAGAACTCATCAATCAAGAGACCGTGCGACAAACCCCACTCGGACTTCTCTCCCGTTGCAACCTCGCTGGCATGAAACTCCATCAGTCCGTCATGCTCGATGGTAAGGCCGCTTTGCTTCACCGTCAGGGTCGCCTTCTCCAAATGAATTTCCACCGTGCACTGCTTGCTCATCGGATAGCAGTTGGTGCAGTAGCCGACGGCAACCCCCCCTCCACACAGCGTTGCATGGAACATGGCACTGTCTTCGACTTCATACGCATCGTCGTCGCGAAGTTTTGCATCGAAGCCTGAAACAGCTGCCACCCCACCGCATAGATAATCCAAAAGATCCAGAGTATGGATTGCCTGATTGATGAGCGTCCCCCCTCCTTCGGTCTCGTACCGACCGCGCCAAGGACTTTGCGAGTAATACTTGCCGCCGCGATCCCAAGCAACCAGCACCATGGCACTGACAATATCTCCGTACTGTTTGCACTCGATCAGGGTTTTTGCCTGAATGGTGGATGCATTCATCCTGTTTTGGAAACAGACTCCCAATCGCCTTCCTGTTGCTTCAGAAACTGCAATCATCCGCTTCGCATCCTGAGGCAGGATTGCCAACGGCTTCTCGCAAAAAACATGAAGGCCATGCTGCATGCAATCGATGGCGATATGGGGATGGGTATGGTGAGGGGTTACAATATGTACAACATCCACATCAGTGCGGCTGAAAAGCTCGGTATAGTCGGTAAGAACCATACCTCCATAGGTTTGTGAAAACTGCTTGGCCCGCTCCTCGACACAATCGACTGCATACGCAATCTCAGTGTACGGACACTGGACCAAAGCCTTCCCATGGTTCTTCGACACCGCCCCGCAACCAACCACGGCAACCCGATATGTTTGCATGTTCACTCCTCTCCCTGCAGGCTTCGATACTGTCCGGGGGTAAGCTTCTCGGAATTCTTGAACACTCTCATAAAAGTACGAAGACTTCCAAATCCACACTGCTCGACAACTTCGCTGACCAACACACCTTCACGCAAAAGCGCTTTGGCAGCTTCAACCCTCACGGAACTTATATAATCTGAAATATTGAACCCATGAAACTTCTTAAATATTCTTGAAAGTAGAACCGTCGAAATTCCAAGTCGGTCTGCGAGAAGAGCAACATTGAGCATGGGATTTCGGTAATCGGAATGTACCTCGGACAAGGCCCGTTGATACATGCCGTATTGTGCTCCACCCTCGCCGGCATACTGCTTCTCGATAAGCAACACTGCGTTGCACACATTGCTCACTATCGCCTCAACCACCTTGCATGATTGAGCCAAGTCATCAGCCTGCAGGATGGGAGGCAGTGAGATGGTAGGAATCATACCCGGATATCGTTCCTCCAAATGGTTTGCACACCGTATGATCGTCCCGGCAATGTTGAAGAGAAGGTACCGAAGCCGCTGGGGACTTACCCCAAGTGCCTTGTTGTCATTAATCAAGGCATGTATTGTATGGACCGCCTCAGCTGAATTGCCGGTCTGAACAGCCTGGGAAAGTCTCAACTCCTGTTCGGTTGAATAGATGTAATGTATCTTGCTGCTCATTTCCAGCATATCACAGTTCATCATGAACTCTTTGCTTCCCATGGCGTAACGATACTCCAGCACATTCACAGCCTGCAGATAAGCTTCCCCCAATGAGGCAAGGCCTTCAACCAGGTCTGAGGAAGCAATATCGAGGCAGTGGAAAATCTCCTCTTCCTTCATCGATTGCATCGTCTGGATATACAGACGATGACTGTCCTGAGACTGGTCATGAATCGGGATATTCAAAATCAGCGCTATGCCTTGTGTTGATACAGAGGGAAACACGCCAAAACCACGGCTTTCAAACCAGCGGATGCACTGCTGTTCATCCAACTGCTCTGGAACAGCATTCTCCTTGCTCAGCAAGACCACCGCAAACGTATCAGAGACCATCTGTATACCGGAGGCCTGCAAGGACTCCTTGCTCACCGTCCCTTTGCTTCCTGCAAGAAGCTTTGCAATCATATTGCTCTTCAGTGACTGGGTCTGGTCGCTGATGATCCGGCTCATCCCCTCCTTTTCCGCCTTCAAGCGGGAAACCGATGAAACGAAGGGTGAATAGAGACCCGAGCCGGTGCTTGCCTGGTTTACTACGGTTCCCGTCTCCTGCATCGCTTGTTCATAGAGCTGCCAATCCTTGCCGATACGCCATTTGACGATTGCCCAGCCACCGCCGAGCGCCAGCACAAAATAGCCCAAGGATATCAACAGGAAGACCATCAAGGCATGAAAATAAGAGCTCTGTTCGGTCATCACAAAATACATCGCATTGGTTTCACTGGAAGCCCCTGCCGTTACAACCTTCCCTTCAATGCGCCGGGTCTGTCCCGAAGGTATGGTATTGAGAATGCCGGCATCCTCTCCTACTTTGTAAGTATCGGTAAAGTCATACAGCACAGTACCCGAAAGACGATTGGTAATCAACAAATCCTGTGAATTACTCAAATACCCCGACACAATAGGCGAAACATCAACCAGATAGGCGACAGAAAACTCATGGTGCCATCCGCTCTTGGCAAAAGAGAGCGGCCTGATCACCAGAATCCTATTGACAACCCCTCCCCCGGCAAGGCAGCAGGAGGCATCCTCCAAGCCCAGTATCCATCGCTGGCGGCCGAATACCGAAGCAAATTTTTCAGCAGTCCATCCGAGGGAAAAATCATCCATCAAAGGTAAATCTTCCAATGTTCCCCATCGAGTTGTGGAGACATAGAAGTTCAGCGATGGAGAGAAGATCATACTATCCACAATAGCTGAGCCTTTATTCATCACATGTGATAATGCAACAGAGCTGTCATACAGGTAGAGCGAATCCAATTCCTGGGTGCTGGAAGTCCGGCTCAGTCGTTGGAATTGAGAACCAACCAATAAATCCTGACTAGCGGCATTCACTTCCGAAAAAATTCGTTCAAATTGATTATGCATAACCTGCACAGACAGAGAGTTTGTCTGTATTACTTGTTTATTCATAATCGACAGACTTGTCGCCATCAAGACAAGAAACAGGAGCAAGGGCACAATGAATACCGCCAGATAGGAGTATCTCCATTTTCTGAGCAACTGATGTTTGAATGACCTTGCTTGCTGCTTCACCGATGCTCCCTCAATCAGACAGGTAACTGTCCACCGCATTTCTGTTCAAGAAATGAACAGAATACCTCATCATCACAAGGAATGTCGACCCAGCTCTCATCGGTCCAAGAGGAGAGATGCATTGCGTTGGAGATGGCCAGACTGGCCAGCCCATCCTCACCCGGAGCAATGAGTGGTTCCTGCTTGAGAATTGCATTGCAGAAATTCGTGATGATACCCGGGTGGGAGGTATAGACGCCTTCAACTGCAATATGCTGGATTTCGCTCTTCGGCTGCCCGATCTCACCTTTGAAACGCTCGTTGAAATCGTCTGTATCCTCCTGCAACACATGCAAGGTGAGTGTGTCGTTCTCAACAACAAGCTTACCCTTGGTTCCCGTTATTTCCAAGCGATTGGTTCCCGGCGAATCGGCGATGGTGGTTGTGTACTGGCCGATGGCCCCATCGGGAAATTCGAACAAGGCAAATACATCATCCTCTGTCTCGATCGATCGATGCTTTCCATAATACATCGTTGCCTTCACCCTTGATGGCATACCCAGAATCCACTGCCACAAGTCCAGGTTGTGAGGATTTTGGTTCAAGAGAACACCGCCGCCTTCCCCTTTCCAAGTCGCCCGCCAAGAACTGGAATCATAGTAGCTTTGGGCCCTGAACCAGCTGGTAATGATCCAATTGGCATGAATGATCCGACCCAGGGTGCCGTCCTGCACCAACTGCCTTGCTCGTATGTAGAGTGGATTGGTCCGTTGATTGAGCATGATGCCGAACACTTTCCCGCTTTTCTGGGCCGCAGCCTGCATCTGCTTGGCCTGCTTGACATATACACCGGCAGGTTTTTCACAGAGCACATGCAGGCCTGCCTCGAATGCCTGTACGGCAAGTACGGGATGATAATAGTGGGGAACAGTAGGTATGATGGCATCACACAAACCACTTGCAAGCAAGGCAGTTGCACTATTGAAGACTGTGACGGCTGCATCAAGGCTCTCCTTTGCAATGCCGACGCGGACCGGGTCGATATCGGCAACCGCGGTCAGAACCGCATTGGGGATCTTCCCCGAAGCAAACGCTTTCGCATGCTGCGAGCCCATCTTCCCATACCCGATGATTCCTATTCGCACCTTCTGCATACCTACCTCCTGCCTTCACATGCTTGTTTCAAAATCGAGAGGGCCGACTTTGCATCGGATTGCCAGTCATCACTCTTGCCCTCGATGCTCATCGAAGCATCATAGCCTGCAGCCTGCAATGCAGTCATGAACGAATCAACCTCGTCACACTGCATGGTCGGGTATCGCCTTCCTTCATATAAGGCGATATGGGTATGCATCAGGGGCGCCACCTGTACGATATGGTTCCAATCCTCATGTTCCGAGGCCATGTGATAGGAATCGGCGAGCAACCCCACATTGGGCAGACCGACACAGGCTTGCAATGCAGCAGCCTCGGTGAGGGTGTTGATCAGGTTGGTCTCCAAGCGGTTGAGCGGCTCGATTGCAATCCTGATGCCATAGTCTGCACCAACCATCCCAATGACCTTCGTAACATCCACCAAGTGCTTGAATGCCTGCTGCCAACGCATCGAGTCATCGAAGGTCCTGGACTTGCCGCTGCCGAACACCACCAAGTCGGCTCCTATTGCCTGCATCCTGGCATACGCTGCTTTCAAATAGGCAACCATTTCTGCCTCTTGATATCGGTCTCCTATGACCTGCATGCTCTTTGGGAGCAGCAAACAGCAGCGCTCAACGCAAATCGGAGAAGCATGGACTTGTTCCACGATTGCAGAAAACGCATCCTCATCCAAGACGGCAATGACGTTGAGCTTGGCTTCGACGTAATCATACCCCAAGGAGGCCACCTCATCGATGTTCTGAATATCCGTACATATACCGAACCTCATTGCAAGACCTCCAATGTTGTCATATCTCCGCATATCACCTGTTGTGCCACCTGCAGCCTGAAGTGCTGTCCTCGTATGTGCATGGAAACAGCCACATCGTCGTTCGCAATGATGGTCGCCATGGTCAGGGGAACGGCCGAAGAGAACACCTCCTGCACCTGAGCGATGGGCTCACGCACAGGATACCCATAGGAGACCCATCCGCCCTTCGGCTCTTCCGAACCACAATACAGGTGGCTCTCCCAGTGTGTTGAAGCGTCTACTGAAAGGGTGTCCTCTTGATCGTGACCCTGGGCGGCAACGCAATATTTTCTGTACCCGGTTCCTTGGGAAGTGGTGAACTTTGCAACATGGTTGGAAAGAAGCTGGACATCGGTTCCTGCAAAGTTCCAGGTCCAACGCACATCATGCGCTGCTTTTCCCGTCCCTGTCAGATGGTCGATGACAACCATCGACCGGGAATCGTTGAGGAACACCACCTTCCTTCGATGAAATACAGGGTCCTGCATGTACACATACCCATTGTGGGAGATATCGATCAAGGCATAGTGTTCTGTTTTCTCGAAAGCATGACACCAAGTCCTTACACCCCTCACCCGATTGACCTTGGGAACACTTCCCATCTCATGGTCATCAATATATACGGTGTTGTGAGCCAGGGAGCCGGTGAAATAGTGTCTCCAATCCTTCCAACAGGAGCTGTTATAGATGTATCTGCCGCTATCGATGAGGATGTCCTCTCCCCCGATCATCAGCTCCAGATGTCCCGTGTCGTTATGAGAGTGGGAGCTTTTCTCCCCCCGTTCCAACCGGACACCCAATACATGCCAGTAACTGTCGCCTCTCGTCCAACCGGTTCGCATGCAGTAGATCCCTGCATCATGCATCTGATAATCGAGCATTGCAGGAGCATTTCCCCTCTTGCCTGCAGTCGCCATGTATAAGAAGTCACTTCTGCCGGTCAGCTTTGCCATCCACCTGAAGTATGCACGGAGTTCATTCAGGTCATCGGGGAAGAATGACAGGTTCATACCTTCATACAACGACGTATCGGTGATACGGGTCAACAGGCTCGTGCGATCGGCATCGCCGATCATCGGTGTGGAAAAATCTGGCTTCACCAGGCGCATCACGAACTCAGCACTCTTCTCTAAAACCGGCATGGCATACGGGGCTACCTCCATCCCATTGATTGTGCAGAGCTGTACAGCCTGCATGAATGCAATGGAAGCAACCAGATGATAGATCGGGGTATGTTCCATATGAGCACCGTCATGGTCGAAGCAATAGACGATTTCATGCATAACCCTTTGATACCCTTGCTCACGCCAAGCCTGAGCATCCTTGAACTCGGGGAACATGATGCCCAACTGCAACAGGGCGCTTGCTTCCATCGACAACCAATTGCTTGAGCGTTCGTGATTGCTGTAATGCTTGTGCAGGAAGGTTCCGTGATCGTGGATCGAACAGAGAAAAATCGCCCAGGTCTCGGCATCAAAGGCCTCACTGGTGCGGAAAATCTCCATGCAGGGCAGCCAGGTGGTATAGATACGGATTCCTGCTTCGATGGTTCGCCATGCATGCCCGGGGAAAGGAGACTTCTTATCCATCTCGTCCCACTCGATGAACTCCTTGGCAGGCCAGGCCTCATAAAAACTTCGCACCTGGTCGCAGAATTCCTTCACATACCGCTCATCCTTGGTCAGTGCATAGGCTCTGGCCAGCGGTTGCCAGTAGATGGTCCTGAAGAGCGACCAACTCCATTCATTGTCACGGCTTGTCTCAACGGTAGGATTGAACTTCCAATCAATCGGACCGGCAAAATCATGTCCGAACAGGTGATGATCGAGCACCGTTTGCGCCTCTTGCAGAATGTGCTCATCCTTGAGTGTTTCACAATCCCGGGCAGTAAAGAGATAGTGAGGACCTTTGCGGGTTCGAAAATGATTGACTATCCGATCCAGCGCCTGGTCTTCATTACCGCAATCCAGGTCCCCGAGACTTGGATTATTGCAATCAATGAGTGAGAGTAATCGTTGCTTGGTGTTCATTCCATTTCCTCCAGACAGAATCGGGCGGGCCGTTTCGTGTCGGCCCACCCTTGTAACATACGAGAATTATTTTGCCATATAGCGATCGTAGTTGGCCTGCTTGATGGCAATCGCCCGCTCGATACCGAAATTCTTCAGCTGCTTGACATACCCATCGAACTCATTGATGGAAATGGCACCGGTGATGAACTTCGACTCCATCTCATTGGCATAGGTCAATACGTTGTTCATGATTTTCGCCAATTCACTTGCTTCCTCGCTGGTTGCCGTCACCGGAGGCATGATGTACTTGCCGTAGTCGGTCTGGGCCCAAAGATTGATGGCCTCACTCAACTCGGGAATACTGTAATACTGCTCCAGATATCGTGGATCCTGGATAAAAGGTCCATTTACGCTTGAACGCATGTACATAGCCATCGCCTGACTGAGGGTGAGCCCATCCGCATTCTTGTAGATGACATCGGTATACTTGGGATATCCGTCCACCATGGTATACGTTACGCCTTCAATGCCGAAGTTGACCAATAGGTGTCCCGCTTCGGAGAAGTTGTAGTCCAGCAGTTTTGCAGCCGCTTCGACATTCTTGCTGCTGGAGGAGATTGCAGCCGACGGACCGGAGTTTGAGTAAATGTTCGACATCTTGGCAAACTTGGAATATCGGTCGGCCGAAGGAGAAAGGGGACGAGCGGAAACCATGTGCACTGAAGGATCGCTTTGCTGCATGGCAGGGAGCCATGTCCCGATTCCCGATCCACCCGGTGCATACGTAGCTCCACAGATGCTGTTCAATACCTTTACGGCCTGACTCTTCTTGTCAATGGAAAGATAGTCGTTGTCCAGCAGTCCTTCCCTGTAAAGTTTTGCTGTATAGGCAAGATACTCCTTGCGAGCGGGTTCTATCAGACCATTGCGAACAACTCCATTCTCAACATAGAAATCATCAAAACTGTCAAAACCCGGAGCGAGCACCCTGCTCACATGGTCCTTGCGAAGTGAAAGGGGGATCTTCACACCGATGCCTTGAAGAGCCTTCAAAGCGGTATACAGCTCATCAGGAGTACGGGGCGTCCGGGTGATACCGGCTTTTGACAACAGATCCGTTCTCCACACCCACCCTTCTGTGAAAAGAAGGTTGTTGTTCTCATAGCTTTCACCGCGAAGGAACGGGAAGCAGTAATAAGTGCCGTCATCGGTGCTGATCATTTTAGCGATATCGGGGTGCTCGTTCAAAAATTTGGTGATGTTCGGTGCATACTTTGCAAATACATCATTGAGGGGGATGATCACCTTGTCATCAAGGGCCGCCTGGGGACCGCCTGGATAGTCGATCCACTTGTACTCGATGATGTCAGGGTAGTTGCCGGATGCAATGAGGATGTTGAACCCTTCGGTCATTACACCATCGTTTGCAGCACTGACATGCTGGAACTCAATGGAGGTATTCGTCCTCTTCATCAACTCCTTGAAGTACTCGGTCTGGGAAAAGTCCTGTACCACCGAAGAGATATTGGGATTCAACGGCGCCCAGTACGTCAACTTGGTTTGCGCAGCAACCTCACTTTTCTTTTCGCTGACACCTGCAGCGAAAACCGTTCCCAGTACCAACGAGAGTACCAGAACCACACTCACAATCTTTTTCATTGTTTCCTCCTTTGGGAATACAAGCCAGAACCATTTATTCAAACAGGCACATGCCTGCATGTTACCGGGCATCGTCAAGGGACCAAGCCTCATACGCCTTCAGACAGCGTTCCATCAATGCAGGAACCACATACGTGCCATCCCCTTCAATCAGGTCATATCGTGCGTTGCAGGGAATCAAAGGCAGTTGCTGGGCAGCAAGAACCACTGCTGTATGGGAAGCTACACCATCGACGGTGCATACAGGTTTCTCATGGTCTCTCGTACAGGAAAGGGCGTCCATCAGCTTGTGCATAGTTGGATTCTGCCCCTCTTCGGCATACCGCTTGACCGTCCCATCACCGAACATGGCGGTAAATCCATCACCATCCAGCACAATGCGGCCCTTTTCAAACTCGAACTCCCCGATGGGGCCGACTTGCTTCTCCTGTACGCAATGACCGGTATAGTACAAGAGGGGGACCTCTTGTGTCGTTGTGATTCGAAGAGCGG
Proteins encoded:
- a CDS encoding extracellular solute-binding protein, encoding MKKIVSVVLVLSLVLGTVFAAGVSEKKSEVAAQTKLTYWAPLNPNISSVVQDFSQTEYFKELMKRTNTSIEFQHVSAANDGVMTEGFNILIASGNYPDIIEYKWIDYPGGPQAALDDKVIIPLNDVFAKYAPNITKFLNEHPDIAKMISTDDGTYYCFPFLRGESYENNNLLFTEGWVWRTDLLSKAGITRTPRTPDELYTALKALQGIGVKIPLSLRKDHVSRVLAPGFDSFDDFYVENGVVRNGLIEPARKEYLAYTAKLYREGLLDNDYLSIDKKSQAVKVLNSICGATYAPGGSGIGTWLPAMQQSDPSVHMVSARPLSPSADRYSKFAKMSNIYSNSGPSAAISSSSKNVEAAAKLLDYNFSEAGHLLVNFGIEGVTYTMVDGYPKYTDVIYKNADGLTLSQAMAMYMRSSVNGPFIQDPRYLEQYYSIPELSEAINLWAQTDYGKYIMPPVTATSEEASELAKIMNNVLTYANEMESKFITGAISINEFDGYVKQLKNFGIERAIAIKQANYDRYMAK